The window ACCAACTTGGGTCCTTATTGCAGTGATCTATATTAAAAGCATATGTCCACAATAGTTACGTGCATGGCTGTCAACACCATTAGTTTAGGCTTTTATTCCATGACCTTTTACTTCCCGTATCCCCACAAATCCATCTCACCACCACGTTGGCTCGCCATCGGGTTCATCTGCTGCGCCGTGGCAGCGGCGCCGCCCAGCCTCCCGTCCATCCCCTCCAGCACCGCCCACTGGCTGGAGCCCGGATCCTTCATCACCTCGCAGGGGCCGGCAGCTAATTCCAGGCCTCCGTCGTACGGCTTGACGACGGCCGCGGCGTCGCCCGGGAGCACCGCGAAGTCGTAGCCCGACGGCCTGTGGTTGGTCAGCAGGTCCTGCACTTGGCCATGGGAATAGGCGTTTGCCGGCATGTGCGAGTGGTAGAGGTTGGGGTTGTGGTGGTGGAAGTGGTGGTAGTGGTGGGTGAGGTTCGGGTGCACGTACTGAGAGCTCAGCGCCAGGGGCTGCTGGCGGCTCGCCCCGACATTGACGTGGTTCTCCATGGCTTGCCCGGAGCTCCCGTCGCCGCCGACTTTGAAGAAGCACTTCTTCTTGAAGACCCTGCACACCACCCATCCTTCCTCCTGCTACACGACGAAGAGAGAGGATTACGATAGAGGCAGAGCAATGCGTTCTGGGTCAGGGAAACAGAAAGCTCACACAGCCGGCGGCGCTGTCGATGGTGTCGTCGGAATCCTCGAGCCGGTACTCGTGCATGATCCAGTCGGATTTCTGGCCGTGGGGGGCGCGGCCGCGGTAGAATACTAGCGTCTTCCTCATGCCGATCTTCTTGTAGCTGTTCCGGATGCACTTGTCGCGGCCGGTGGCCTTCCAGAATCCGGCACCAGTGGCGCGGTTGGTCCGCGACCCCGTCGGGTACTTGCGGTCCTTGtggctgaagaagtaccactcgtTCTGAGGGGCCGAGCCGATCCTACACCGTTCTGCATCAGAAAGACATGAGACCTTGTCCTCCTCAGTACGCCGAGAATGCTAAGAGCACGACTGCAACTCTACGAGGGTTACATCTTATCGTATCACGTCAAACACATC of the Musa acuminata AAA Group cultivar baxijiao chromosome BXJ3-2, Cavendish_Baxijiao_AAA, whole genome shotgun sequence genome contains:
- the LOC103972944 gene encoding protein BEARSKIN1-like isoform X1 → MASASSSSASTGVPPGFRFHPTDEELLLYYLKKKVSLEKFELEVVREVDLNKIEPWDLQERCRIGSAPQNEWYFFSHKDRKYPTGSRTNRATGAGFWKATGRDKCIRNSYKKIGMRKTLVFYRGRAPHGQKSDWIMHEYRLEDSDDTIDSAAGCQEEGWVVCRVFKKKCFFKVGGDGSSGQAMENHVNVGASRQQPLALSSQYVHPNLTHHYHHFHHHNPNLYHSHMPANAYSHGQVQDLLTNHRPSGYDFAVLPGDAAAVVKPYDGGLELAAGPCEVMKDPGSSQWAVLEGMDGRLGGAAATAQQMNPMASQRGGEMDLWGYGK
- the LOC103972944 gene encoding protein BEARSKIN1-like isoform X2 — its product is MASASSSSASTGVPPGFRFHPTDEELLLYYLKKKVSLEKFELEVVREVDLNKIEPWDLQERCRIGSAPQNEWYFFSHKDRKYPTGSRTNRATGAGFWKATGRDKCIRNSYKKIGMRKTLVFYRGRAPHGQKSDWIMHEYRLEDSDDTIDSAAGCEEGWVVCRVFKKKCFFKVGGDGSSGQAMENHVNVGASRQQPLALSSQYVHPNLTHHYHHFHHHNPNLYHSHMPANAYSHGQVQDLLTNHRPSGYDFAVLPGDAAAVVKPYDGGLELAAGPCEVMKDPGSSQWAVLEGMDGRLGGAAATAQQMNPMASQRGGEMDLWGYGK